The genomic DNA GCTGATTGGCGGCGGCGTGCAGAGGTACGCCCGCAAAGCGACCGGCTGTCTGGTGGTGGTGCTCTGTGTGCCGCTGGCGCTGTTCGGCGTGTTCTCGGGCAACTGGACGGCGGTGGGCTACGCGGCCGTTGGCACGATAGTCGTGGTGGTCGGCGGCTACAAGTTGCTGAGTTGGCGGGTGCGGAGGGCGTTCAGGAAGAAGGTGACGCTGGGCGGCGGTGATGAACCGACGACGGTTGTGGCGGGGCCGCTCGACCAGCTAACTCGCAAGCAGCGGGTGGACGCGCTGCTGGCCGCCGCCGGCCTCCCGGCATTGGCGGAGGTGGAGCCGCACTTCCCCGACGCAACCGGCTTAGAGCTGCTCGCCCAAGGCTAGCCGCGGAAAACGCTTGGAGCCGCCATGGCCATTCGCTACTACGCAGAAGACATCTCGAAGGTCCCGTACAAGCTGCTGCGGGGCGCGCTGGCCAAGCAGCTGGGCATCGTCGCGGGGCCGGTGGCGTTCGCGTTCCGCCTGGCGGGCCGGTTTGGCCTGCGTCTGCCGCCGAACTGCGGCGTGGGGTTCCCCGGCACGGATGTCGAGGTCGACCCCTCCGAACTGCCGGCCGCCGCGGTGGCCAAATGGGCGCCGCTGCTCGAGCAGCTCGCCGACCTGGGGTTCGAGCCGCTGCGGGTGCGGAAATCGCGTGTCGTGGGGATGAAGCTGCAGTACGCGGCGACTCTCTACCAACCCCGGCACGGCTGCGTGGCGATCCTGGAGTGGATGCGGATGCAGGGCGCGGAGGGCCTGGAGGAAAACACGCCGCTTGAGTTCGACAGCTACTGCGAGCGGGGGCCGGATGTCATGACCGGCATGGTGCGGAGGGAGGACGTGCCGCTCGGCGCGATGTTCCAGCTCGCGGACGTTGAGATCGAGAACCACGACAACCGCGGCCCGCTCGCCGAACGCCTCGCCCGGCACCGCGAGCGTTGCCGAGGCCGCGACGTGATCCCGTTGCACGCCGACAACGTCGGCCCGCTGATCGACGACCGCGCGAACCGCCGGTTCGGGGCGCTGATGGAGTCGGGCCTGCTGCGGGAGCTCTCGGAGCAGGAGGTCGAGCGGCTCCGCTCGATCGACACGACCGGCCTGCTCGCGGAGTGAGCCTGGGGCCCCGCCTACCGCTTCATCAGCAGGTGCGCGTCGCGGGGGTCGTCGAGGCTGGCGGCGAGCTTGCCGAGGGCCTCGGTCTCGATCTGGCGGACGCGCTCGCGGGTCAGGCCGAGCTGCAGGCCGATCTCCTTGAGGGTCCGCGGCTCGATGCCGCCCAGGCCGAAGCGGAGCTTGAGGACGGTCGCCTCGCGCTCGTCCATGGTCTTGAGCATCTCGAGCACGTGGCGCAGCGAGTCGTTCTCGACCATCGCCTCGTCCGGGCTGAGCTGATCCTCGTCCATCACCATGTCGCCCAGGGTCCAGCCGGCCTCGGTCTGGTCGGTCTGCGGCGTGGCGTTGTAGATCTTGATCGCCTTCTTGATGATCGGCAGCTTCTTCTTCGGCAGGCCGAGCACGCGGGCGATCTCCTCGGGCGTCGGCGAGCGGCCGAGCTCTTCGGTCAGGCGGCTGCTCGCCCGCCGCCACTTGGAGAGCAGCTCGACCATGTAGGCCGGGATGCGGATGGTCTTGCCGGTGTTGATCAGCGCCCGCTTGATCGACTGCTTGATCCAGTAGCTGGCGTAGGTGCTGAACCGCGTGCCCATGGCGGGGTCGAAGCCCTCGACCGCGCGGAGCAGGCCGAGGTTGCCCTCCTCGATCAGGTCCTGCAGGCCGAGGCCCTTGCCGGAGTACCCGCGGGCGATGTTGACGACCAGGCGGAGGTTGGCGCGGACCATGCGGTCGCGGGCCTGGGTGTCGCCGTTGCCGATCTTGACCGCCAGCTCCTTCTCCTCGTTGGCGGAGAGGAGGGCGGTCTCGTTGATCTCGCGGAGGTAGGTCTCTAGCGGGCTCTGCACGCTCGAGCTGGATCGTTTCTTGGGGGCGGCTGGCATGGCGGGCGGTGCTTCGGGCGGGCGCCGGGTCGGGGAGGGCGGGCGCGCAATTGGTTTTGGACTGCTAGCAATGGGTATCGTCGCTAGGGCAGGCGGACCTTTGCGGCGGCGCAAGATGGTGGCGGTGCGCCGGATGCGCGTGTGGCGCGGGCCGCGCCAAAAAAAACGACGCGACGGGATGCAACCCGTCGCGTCGTGCGGTAGTAACGATTCCAGGGGCCGGAGGGCCCGCGGAGGGACTAGTCCTCCTGGCTCTCCGAGTCGCCCTCGGCGACCGGCGCCGGCTCTTCGGCGGCTCCGGGCGCCTTGAACAGCGGGCCGCCATCGCCGAGGCCGCCCTTGAGGTCGGCCGCCGGCTTCGAGACGCCTTCGTCCGAGCCGCCGTCTTCGGTGGCGAGGTCTTCCTCGGCCCACTCGACCCGCTTGCGGGACAGGCCGATCTTGCGGTCGTCGGTGTCGACGCGGAGGATCTTGACCTCGATCTCGTCGCCGACGTTGCAGACGTCCTCGGGGT from Posidoniimonas polymericola includes the following:
- a CDS encoding sigma-70 family RNA polymerase sigma factor — translated: MPAAPKKRSSSSVQSPLETYLREINETALLSANEEKELAVKIGNGDTQARDRMVRANLRLVVNIARGYSGKGLGLQDLIEEGNLGLLRAVEGFDPAMGTRFSTYASYWIKQSIKRALINTGKTIRIPAYMVELLSKWRRASSRLTEELGRSPTPEEIARVLGLPKKKLPIIKKAIKIYNATPQTDQTEAGWTLGDMVMDEDQLSPDEAMVENDSLRHVLEMLKTMDEREATVLKLRFGLGGIEPRTLKEIGLQLGLTRERVRQIETEALGKLAASLDDPRDAHLLMKR